Proteins encoded together in one Bactrocera neohumeralis isolate Rockhampton unplaced genomic scaffold, APGP_CSIRO_Bneo_wtdbg2-racon-allhic-juicebox.fasta_v2 cluster11, whole genome shotgun sequence window:
- the LOC126766144 gene encoding uncharacterized protein LOC126766144, which translates to MESNTEIQKQNILNALSYKCILDITANDSSSDEEDDDILIKFAIDAALIIANRRSTHLGIPKSSQWVNNVLPRFDSGRMRQMLRIEFFEFNYILSLIKQDPVFQNKNFVPQLPIDLQLKITLFRLGSSGESASIRKIATLFGIGDGGTVTKVTERVITALINLKSTFLCWPSREERRKIVTKTMKELPGCIGYVDGTEIRLAESPSKDHELYFSRKKQYAIKMQVVCDYSLRIRQATIGYRGSVHDAKIFAESAIGKNPQNYFCHREWIAGDSAYPLSQHLITPFRQNSTEQSKEMRDAFNQYFSKYRVRVENCFGKLKEKFCSLKELRFRLTNETNYKNCCRWILACCILHNMLLQFNLDENPSLESQEETDFPQEIYEHDDLRKALSHFVNNKDIII; encoded by the exons ATGGAAAGCAACACAGAAATACAGAAG CAAAATATATTGAACGCACTCAGCTACAAATGTATACTGGACATAACCGCTAATGATTcta GCAGTGACGAAGAGGATGACGATATCCTAATAAAATTTGCCATTGATGCAGCGCTTATTATAGCTAATCGGAGAAGTACCCATTTGGGTATACCAAAGTCTTCGCAATGGGTCAATAATGTTCTTCCCAGATTTGATAGTGGCCGCATGCGACAAATGTTGCGCATAGAATTCTTTGAGTTCAACTATATATTATCCTTAATCAAGCAAGACCctgttttccaaaacaaaaattttgttccacAATTACCAATCGATCTTCAACTAAAGATAACACTTTTTCGTCTGGGATCAAGTGGAGAGAGTGCCTCTATTAGAAAGATTGCAACATTGTTCGGAATAGGCGATGGCGGAACAGTTACCAAAGTGACAGAGCGGGTTATTACCGcattgattaatttaaaatctaCATTTTTATGTTGGCCATCTAGAGAAGAAAGGCGAAAGATTGtcacaaaaacaatgaaagagCTTCCAGGATGTATTGGCTATGTTGACGGTACTGAAATCAGATTAGCAGAGTCGCCTTCAAAAGATCACGAACTATACTTCTCTCGCAAAAAACAGTATGCCATAAAAATGCAAGTAGTATGTGACTATTCACTAAGAATTAGACAAGCGACAATAGGATACCGAGGAAGCGTGCATGATGCTAAAATTTTTGCCGAATCTGCAATAGGTAAAAACCCACAAAATTATTTCTGTCATCGGGAATGGATTGCTGGCGATTCGGCATATCCGCTAAGCCAACATCTTATTACACCTTTTCGACAAAACAGTACTGAGCAGTCAAAAGAAATGAGAGATGCATTCAATCAATATTTCTCTAAATATAGAGTACGTGTAGAAAATTGTTTtgggaaattaaaagaaaaattttgcagtttaaAAGAACTACGGTTCCGATTAACGAACGaaactaattataaaaattgttgtagaTGGATTTTGGCATGTTGTATCCTTCACAACATGCTGCTACAATTTAACTTAGACGAAAATCCTAGTTTAGAAAGCCAAGAAGAAACAGACTTCCCACAAGAAATTTATGAACACGACGACCTAAGAAAAGCTCTATCAcattttgtaaacaataaagatataattatttaa